A genomic region of Melanotaenia boesemani isolate fMelBoe1 chromosome 21, fMelBoe1.pri, whole genome shotgun sequence contains the following coding sequences:
- the LOC121632686 gene encoding uncharacterized protein DDB_G0282077-like, with protein MVMELSGRVSWICLLFGLAAGFPAASPPAAGPRGFSSSQSASPRTWYTDRTVKFPVPSQSGTSSFGSSGSGVFSAGGGSGSGLSAGGGSGSGVFSAGDAALQVFQDLSSLGSNLQDARQMSLGEAWNNNNQVAFGSVAGYPNYAVSHVVHYNSGYQRARDGRTDQKYVDDLSGHIPLPEIHPGQKGGSGSKGQQVQRG; from the exons ATGGTGATGGAGCTTTCTGGAAG GGTTTCTTGGATCTGCCTGCTTTTTGGTCTGGCTGCTGGTtttcctgcagcttctcctcctgcagctggaCCAAGAGGCTTCAGCTCCTCTCAATCTGCCTCCCCAAGAACCTGGTACACGGACAGAACTGTCAAGTTCCCAGTGCCGTCCCAGTCAGGAACGTCATCATTTGGTAGCTCCGGGTCTGGGGTCTTCTCTGCTGGTGGTGGATCCGGGTCTGGGCTCTCTGCTGGTGGTGGATCCGGGTCTGGGGTCTTCTCTGCTGGGGATGCTGCACTACAGGTTTTCCAGGACCTGTCGTCCTTGGGGAGCAACCTACAGGATGCCCGTCAGATGAGCCTCGGTGAGGCCtggaacaacaacaaccaggTGGCCTTCGGCAGTGTTGCAGGTTATCCTAATTATGCAGTTTCCCACGTCGTCCACTACAACAGCGGCTACCAGCGAGCAAGGGACGGACGTACTGATCAGAAATATGTGGACGATCTCTCTGGCCACATTCCTCTACCTGAAATCCACCCGGGACAAAAGGGTGGAAGTGGATCTAAAGGCCAGCAGGTCCAGAGAG GATGA